One window from the genome of Salvia miltiorrhiza cultivar Shanhuang (shh) chromosome 7, IMPLAD_Smil_shh, whole genome shotgun sequence encodes:
- the LOC130993368 gene encoding uncharacterized protein LOC130993368 isoform X1 has protein sequence MEEKGVSGSLIVISEKNSDRLYPMFIGVSCALFVLRLLPEPEICDEKWSEIRNGMLKGSALVGLLVSTVEKSKLLEKLENAEMEIAELKKRRSEDAKANEKVVSIFAAREQSWFDERRKLSHQIFSLMNDLKVVEAKRENSVSELGDKMKEIEVILQLKDTMIEEAERRRLESEEKLKEAHHLAEELRESHSSEISKHKTAFIEQVEAAKQEVEALLEHKEQLLLVNQMLLKQVRSSKLKRKQAEVEAARWKAVAESKHDRNSFLNAKSDGKPYLTEATQESRGEMYAYMEQLRQKDEKLEAYNWRLMISELESRRLKLRVEALDRDIAKLRQDNAKLSEMMRPHEGDGNDTVWSRVKVVKLKAGHTRQEMMKKVDEASEKDVVFTLQQPHIREADEVAAAQTSSNNCTWKMDVHALGVSYKVKRLRQQLLVLERLPGKEDAESNARVKGFYALMSLLNKQLDRYNSLQGKIDQLYKRMQENKVNTKCEEDETKRMEQFLEETFQLQRYTVATGQKLMEVQSMIASNLVAEAEDIEKHGSFDIERFAESLKTLFRETQRGLELRISRIIGDLEGTLARDGFNTWRKR, from the exons ATGGAAGAAAAGGGTGTCTCAGGTTCCTTGATAGTCATATCGGAGAAGAATTCCGATAGGTTGTATCCGATGTTCATCGGTGTTTCGTGCGCGCTTTTCGTTCTACGGCTACTGCCGGAGCCCGAAATCTGCGACGAAAAATGGTCGGAAATAAGGAATGGGATGCTCAAAGGCAGTGCCCTTGTCGGATTGCTTGTTTCGACGGTTGAAAAATCGAAGCTTCTAGAGAAACTGGAGAATGCAGAAATGGAGATAGCGGagttaaagaaaagaagaagcgAAGACGCCAAAGCCAACGAGAAAGTGGTGAGCATCTTCGCAGCCAGAGAGCAGAGCTGGTTTGACGAGAGAAGGAAGCTGAGTCACCAGATTTTCTCTCTCATGAATGACTTGAAAGTTGTGGAGGCCAAGAGAGAGAACTCCGTGTCCGAATTGGgcgacaaaatgaaggagatcGAAGTGATTCTGCAGTTGAAGGATACGATGATCGAGGAAGCAGAGCGAAGGAGGTTGGAGAGTGAGGAGAAGCTCAAGGAAGCTCATCATCTTGCTGAGGAGTTGAGAGAGAGCCATTCTTCTGAGATTTCCAAGCACAAGACAGCCTTCATCGAGCAGGTCGAGGCTGCGAAGCAAGAGGTTGAGGCGCTGCTGGAGCACAAGGAGCAGCTGCTTTTGGTGAATCAGATGCTTCTGAAGCAAGTCAGATCGTCTAAGCTTAAGAGAAAGCAAGCTGAGGTTGAAGCAGCCAGGTGGAAGGCGGTTGCAGAGTCCAAACATGACAGAAATTCGTTCTTGAATGCAAAATCGGATGGTAAACCCTACTTGACTGAAGCAACTCAAGAATCAA GAGGTGAGATGTATGCTTATATGGAGCAACTGAGACAGAAAGATGAGAAGCTGGAAGCCTACAACTGGCGTTTGATGATCTCGGAGCTGGAATCAAGGAGATTGAAATTGCGTGTTGAAGCGCTTGATCGCGACATTGCAAAGCTAAGGCAGGATAACGCCAAGTTATCAGAGATGATGAGGCCTCATGAAGGGGATGGTAATGATACAGTTTGGTCGAGAGTGAAGGTGGTTAAGCTAAAAGCAGGACACACCAGGCaagaaatgatgaagaaggTAGACGAAGCCTCAGAGAAGGATGTAGTTTTCACACTCCAACAACCACACATCCGTGAGGCAGACGAAGTTGCTGCAGCCCAAACTTCAAGTAACAATTGTACATGGAAGATGGATGTTCATGCTCTCGGAGTCTCGTACAAGGTAAAGAGACTTAGGCAGCAGCTCTTGGTGCTCGAGAGGCTGCCCGGGAAGGAAGATGCTGAAAGCAATGCACGAGTGAAGGGATTCTACGCACTCATGTCACTCCTCAACAAACAACTTGATCGCTACAACTCACTGCAAGGGAAAATTGATCAACTCTACAAGAGGATG CAAGAAAACAAGGTGAATACCAAGTGTGAAGAGGATGAAACGAAAAGGATGGAGCAGTTTCTCGAAGAAACATTCCAACTGCAGAGGTACACAGTTGCAACAGGGCAGAAACTAATGGAGGTACAATCCATGATTGCGTCCAATCTTGTAGCTGAGGCAGAGGACATTGAGAAGCATGGGAGCTTCGACATTGAGCGATTTGCTGAGAGTTTGAAGACGCTTTTCCGCGAAACGCAGAGGGGGCTCGAGCTTCGGATATCTCGGATCATAGGAGATCTTGAAGGAACACTTGCACGCGATGGTTTCAATACATGGCGGAAACGGTGA
- the LOC130993369 gene encoding uncharacterized protein LOC130993369: MNALKVMKRAAYDKLMGIGPKKWARSMCPMPVRRYSFMKSNAAEAFNARLLWARRLPICSMLEAIRLVIEKWFSERLRAAQQSEEPLSAEAGKMVAIKVQKSCRYTAQRLSGQKYKVQTGNRSFKVDPEKKKCECRAFQLDQLNCCNK; this comes from the exons ATGAACGCCCTAAAGGTTATGAAGAGAGCTGCGTACGATAAACTAATGGGGATTGGGCCTAAAAAGTGGGCTCGTTCGATGTGTCCTATGCCTGTGCGACGGTACAGTTTTATGAAATCAAATGCTGCTGAAGCTTTTAATGCGAGATTGTTGTGGGCAAGAAGACTTCCTATCTGCTCAATGTTAGAGGCAATCAGACTTGTTATTGAGAAATGGTTCAGCGAACGACTAAGAGCTGCACAACAAAGCGAGGAACCCTTGTCTGCTGAGGCCGGTAAAATGGTAGCTATTAAAGTCCAAAAAAGTTGTCGATACACTGCACAAAGGTTGAGTGGCCAGAAGTATAAGGTGCAAACTGGTAACAGAAGCTTTAAGGTGGATCCGGAGAAGAAAAAATGCGAATGTCGAGCATTTCAGCTAGACCAACTCAATTGTTGCAATAAG TGA
- the LOC130993367 gene encoding uncharacterized protein LOC130993367 isoform X1: MGIKLEDHHRPTLTLSKLPYCKPREPPQPMQTPPLRPSASIPFHWEEAPGKPRAGGSPCSKSKSKSARCLELPPRLVHEEAKMTMTLMTPSPTTVLDGPYVGRSLSLACTFSFRKGPVPDGKRNLGSGRWGSERKLGRGSMDFSQSLGDIFRSEDNLKLRRRRSFFGLSTINSKYLVTFMRVLSRRCRGGVAHEMMINEDFGMLKIYI; encoded by the exons ATGGGCATCAaactagaagatcaccacagaCCTACACTTACTCTATCCAAACTCCCATATTGCAAGCCCAGAGAGCCGCCACAGCCCATGCAGACGCCGCCTCTCCGCCCGTCCGCCTCGATCCCGTTCCACTGGGAGGAGGCGCCGGGAAAGCCAAGAGCCGGTGGTTCGCCATGTTCGAAGAGCAAGAGCAAGAGCGCGAGGTGTCTGGAGCTGCCGCCGAGGCTGGTGCATGAAGAGGCCAAAATGACAATGACATTAATGACGCCGTCGCCCACGACCGTGCTAGACGGGCCCTACGTGGGGCGGTCGCTGTCCCTCGCATGCACATTCTCGTTCAGGAAAGGGCCGGTGCCGGACGGCAAGAGGAATTTGGGGTCGGGAAGGTGGGGGAGCGAGAGGAAGCTCGGTAGGGGTAGTATGGACTTTTCGCAGTCGCTTGGAGATATTTTTAGGAGTGAGGATAATCTCAAACTTAGGAGGAGGAGGAGTTTCTTCGGTTTGTCTACCATCAACTCCAAGTACTT GGTGACATTTATGCGAGTTTTAAGCAGGCGGTGTCGTGGAGGCGTAGCCCATGAGATGATGATCAACGAAGATTTTGGCAtgctcaaaatatatatatag
- the LOC130993368 gene encoding uncharacterized protein LOC130993368 isoform X2, translating into MEEKGVSGSLIVISEKNSDRLYPMFIGVSCALFVLRLLPEPEICDEKWSEIRNGMLKGSALVGLLVSTVEKSKLLEKLENAEMEIAELKKRRSEDAKANEKVVSIFAAREQSWFDERRKLSHQIFSLMNDLKVVEAKRENSVSELGDKMKEIEVILQLKDTMIEEAERRRLESEEKLKEAHHLAEELRESHSSEISKHKTAFIEQVEAAKQEVEALLEHKEQLLLVNQMLLKQVRSSKLKRKQAEVEAARWKAVAESKHDRNSFLNAKSDGGEMYAYMEQLRQKDEKLEAYNWRLMISELESRRLKLRVEALDRDIAKLRQDNAKLSEMMRPHEGDGNDTVWSRVKVVKLKAGHTRQEMMKKVDEASEKDVVFTLQQPHIREADEVAAAQTSSNNCTWKMDVHALGVSYKVKRLRQQLLVLERLPGKEDAESNARVKGFYALMSLLNKQLDRYNSLQGKIDQLYKRMQENKVNTKCEEDETKRMEQFLEETFQLQRYTVATGQKLMEVQSMIASNLVAEAEDIEKHGSFDIERFAESLKTLFRETQRGLELRISRIIGDLEGTLARDGFNTWRKR; encoded by the exons ATGGAAGAAAAGGGTGTCTCAGGTTCCTTGATAGTCATATCGGAGAAGAATTCCGATAGGTTGTATCCGATGTTCATCGGTGTTTCGTGCGCGCTTTTCGTTCTACGGCTACTGCCGGAGCCCGAAATCTGCGACGAAAAATGGTCGGAAATAAGGAATGGGATGCTCAAAGGCAGTGCCCTTGTCGGATTGCTTGTTTCGACGGTTGAAAAATCGAAGCTTCTAGAGAAACTGGAGAATGCAGAAATGGAGATAGCGGagttaaagaaaagaagaagcgAAGACGCCAAAGCCAACGAGAAAGTGGTGAGCATCTTCGCAGCCAGAGAGCAGAGCTGGTTTGACGAGAGAAGGAAGCTGAGTCACCAGATTTTCTCTCTCATGAATGACTTGAAAGTTGTGGAGGCCAAGAGAGAGAACTCCGTGTCCGAATTGGgcgacaaaatgaaggagatcGAAGTGATTCTGCAGTTGAAGGATACGATGATCGAGGAAGCAGAGCGAAGGAGGTTGGAGAGTGAGGAGAAGCTCAAGGAAGCTCATCATCTTGCTGAGGAGTTGAGAGAGAGCCATTCTTCTGAGATTTCCAAGCACAAGACAGCCTTCATCGAGCAGGTCGAGGCTGCGAAGCAAGAGGTTGAGGCGCTGCTGGAGCACAAGGAGCAGCTGCTTTTGGTGAATCAGATGCTTCTGAAGCAAGTCAGATCGTCTAAGCTTAAGAGAAAGCAAGCTGAGGTTGAAGCAGCCAGGTGGAAGGCGGTTGCAGAGTCCAAACATGACAGAAATTCGTTCTTGAATGCAAAATCGGATG GAGGTGAGATGTATGCTTATATGGAGCAACTGAGACAGAAAGATGAGAAGCTGGAAGCCTACAACTGGCGTTTGATGATCTCGGAGCTGGAATCAAGGAGATTGAAATTGCGTGTTGAAGCGCTTGATCGCGACATTGCAAAGCTAAGGCAGGATAACGCCAAGTTATCAGAGATGATGAGGCCTCATGAAGGGGATGGTAATGATACAGTTTGGTCGAGAGTGAAGGTGGTTAAGCTAAAAGCAGGACACACCAGGCaagaaatgatgaagaaggTAGACGAAGCCTCAGAGAAGGATGTAGTTTTCACACTCCAACAACCACACATCCGTGAGGCAGACGAAGTTGCTGCAGCCCAAACTTCAAGTAACAATTGTACATGGAAGATGGATGTTCATGCTCTCGGAGTCTCGTACAAGGTAAAGAGACTTAGGCAGCAGCTCTTGGTGCTCGAGAGGCTGCCCGGGAAGGAAGATGCTGAAAGCAATGCACGAGTGAAGGGATTCTACGCACTCATGTCACTCCTCAACAAACAACTTGATCGCTACAACTCACTGCAAGGGAAAATTGATCAACTCTACAAGAGGATG CAAGAAAACAAGGTGAATACCAAGTGTGAAGAGGATGAAACGAAAAGGATGGAGCAGTTTCTCGAAGAAACATTCCAACTGCAGAGGTACACAGTTGCAACAGGGCAGAAACTAATGGAGGTACAATCCATGATTGCGTCCAATCTTGTAGCTGAGGCAGAGGACATTGAGAAGCATGGGAGCTTCGACATTGAGCGATTTGCTGAGAGTTTGAAGACGCTTTTCCGCGAAACGCAGAGGGGGCTCGAGCTTCGGATATCTCGGATCATAGGAGATCTTGAAGGAACACTTGCACGCGATGGTTTCAATACATGGCGGAAACGGTGA
- the LOC130993367 gene encoding uncharacterized protein At4g00950-like isoform X2 — protein MGIKLEDHHRPTLTLSKLPYCKPREPPQPMQTPPLRPSASIPFHWEEAPGKPRAGGSPCSKSKSKSARCLELPPRLVHEEAKMTMTLMTPSPTTVLDGPYVGRSLSLACTFSFRKGPVPDGKRNLGSGRWGSERKLGRGSMDFSQSLGDIFRSEDNLKLRRRRSFFGLSTINSKYLWGDIYASFKQAVSWRRSP, from the exons ATGGGCATCAaactagaagatcaccacagaCCTACACTTACTCTATCCAAACTCCCATATTGCAAGCCCAGAGAGCCGCCACAGCCCATGCAGACGCCGCCTCTCCGCCCGTCCGCCTCGATCCCGTTCCACTGGGAGGAGGCGCCGGGAAAGCCAAGAGCCGGTGGTTCGCCATGTTCGAAGAGCAAGAGCAAGAGCGCGAGGTGTCTGGAGCTGCCGCCGAGGCTGGTGCATGAAGAGGCCAAAATGACAATGACATTAATGACGCCGTCGCCCACGACCGTGCTAGACGGGCCCTACGTGGGGCGGTCGCTGTCCCTCGCATGCACATTCTCGTTCAGGAAAGGGCCGGTGCCGGACGGCAAGAGGAATTTGGGGTCGGGAAGGTGGGGGAGCGAGAGGAAGCTCGGTAGGGGTAGTATGGACTTTTCGCAGTCGCTTGGAGATATTTTTAGGAGTGAGGATAATCTCAAACTTAGGAGGAGGAGGAGTTTCTTCGGTTTGTCTACCATCAACTCCAAGTACTTGTGG GGTGACATTTATGCGAGTTTTAAGCAGGCGGTGTCGTGGAGGCGTAGCCCATGA